The DNA window TTCTCTGGACCTTAGGAAAAGCATGACTAGCGAGTCAGGCTCTGGTTGTTCATGCTAATTAATGTTACTAATTTTACTTTTAGAAATAATACTGATAGAATcgacttttttatttctgtttaCCAAATGTTATTATGAATAAAAGTTACAATTATCTCCAAtttagaatttttattttattcataaaAATACATAGTATCTAAGGATCCATAAAGAGGCAACGCACTCCTCCCCCTTTCTCTGTGAAACAAGGACTCGGATGTGCCTGAAATTAGgagaagaaaaacaacagGATTTTGGGATTTGGGTTACTGGGGACAGAATTTTAGGCATCTAGGAAAATGGTACCTGCAGCTTGGTAAACAGGATTTACACGAGTTAGTTTGCTATAAGAAGGGCGTAAAAAAGCGGAAGAAGAAATCGTAGAAActagttgtttttgtttattgttattttctaGGCATTCTATGCTTTGTTTCGAAACTGAGACATTAACCGGAAATAATTTTCACTTCCGTTCACAACAAAAGTGTCACGTGACAGGACACACCAGTTTGAGAAGTTGTGTGAGTTATTAAAACGTTGGCTGTTCGTTCTCTGAACTGAAAGTTATTTTCACCCTTTTTACCAAACTTTCAATGGCAGAGAAAGCACCCTCGACTGGGGGAGCCACAGACTCTGATTTCGAGCAGTTGCAAGGCGCTGTCACTGTGATTTCGTGCGCAGAGGAACCACCGAGCCATGTGGAAAACTCTCAGACAAGCAGAAGAGCACGTTCTTTGTGGGAAAAGgtgaaaaggaaatttacTTCAAGACGCACTGATTCAAATGAGAATGAACACAGAGAGTTTGAAGGCGTCGATAGAACACAATACGTGTACGAAGACGACAAAGATTATCATCATTACGAAACAGACTCGGAAAGCGAAGAGATTGACGAGCCAGTGTTTGTCAGTAATGCAGAACTGTTTTCTCAAAACGGGAGAGATCATGTACCTCGGAGAAAATATCGCGATCGACTCTACATGAAGCCTGATATTATGCAACTACATCGGTCTAGGCGAGCCCAAACGTTTAGCTTTTTCACAAGGGAAGAGCGATCAGATAATCacgctaaacacagaaatgccAGTAATTGCAAAGATAACTCATGTTTACAATGCGAAGAAAGTAGATCTCGAATTACTCAGAGAAATCGATTTTGGATTTTCAAGAGGTCTGCAGTCAAATCGAAAAAGAACGATACAAATAAAATTGGAGCAATTGGGAATAATATGTGTGATGTGCTGAATGGAAATATAAGGGCGAATCATGGTAGTGAATTGGTGGCAGGTAATGTACTTCCTGGTTTGAGGGACCCCCCTCCACTCCCCTTGCGGCCATTAGTGCAGAGGAGGCATATGAGGCGATGCTACTCTGATAGTCAACCTGATTTATCTGCCGTCAGTCAGGGGTACAGAGATGGTGTTGCAAAAAGGTATGGCAATACACATTCGATAGCATGCAGTGAACATCGGTTGTTGAGAGCCAACAGTGCCAACAATTTAGATGTAACTAACACGTTTCCAAGTCCAGTATCCTCATCCGAGCCAGGCTTTCCAACTGCAGCCACAAATATCATTAGTGATCAATTCGATAGTCAGTCAGTGAACACTAATGCAGACAACAACACTGTGCGTCGATTGTCGTCAAGTCTAAAAACCTTGTCTAACTGTGGCTGGTACTGGGGTCCCATGTCAAGTAAAGAAGCAGAAAAGGAACTTTACAATCAGCCAGATGGCTGCTTCCTGGTACGAGATAGTGAAAATGACTATCACCTCTTAAGTGTTAGCTTCCGATCAAAGGGTGCAACATGCCATACAAGACTAATTTACAACAAAGGGAAGTTTAGTTTTTTTCAAGACGAGATGGGAAAGGACTCTGCATATGAGCTTATCATGCATGCCATGGAAGCGTCCCAGGACGGCATCCTCTGTAATTCCAGGGGCCATAATAGGAACACTATCTGCTATCCTGTTCGCCTACAGGTTCCTATTTCAAGGTTTAACACAGTTCCACCACTTCAGTTTCTCTGTCGATTTGTGATCAGACAGAATATCAGATGTGACCAACTAGATCAACTGCCCCTACCAAAACAAATTATAAGAAATCTAAGTGGAAATCATTTTCGCTTAGACAGTGAACAGTGCATTACAGATAGGAGACATTGATTGATGAATAATCACAAAAATGgagatttttttcaaatcttaTGCTCTAAGTCAATCTTTATTTGGTTTGTTACATTTGAATGTAAGTATGACTCCCCCTCTGGGTTTAactctccctctctctctgGTTATGactctccctccccctccctctctagGTTTAACTCTTCCTCCCTCTCTGGGTATGACTatctctccccctccctctctggGTTtaactcccctccccctctgggTATGACTATCCCTCCCCCTCTGGGTTTATCCCTCCCTCTCTGGGTATGACTATCTCTCCCCCTCTGGGTATGACTatctctccccctccctctctggGTTTAACTTCCCTCCCTCTCTGGGTATGACTATCCCTCCCCCTCTGGGTTtaactcccctccccctctgggTATGACTATCCCTCCCCCTCTGGGTTTAACTCTCCCTCCCTCTCTGGGTATGACTATCTCTCCCCCTGCCTCTCTGGGTTtaactcccctccccctctgggTATGACTATCCCTCCCCCTCTGGGTTTATCCCTCCCTCTCTGGGTATGACTatctctccccctccctctctggGTTtaactcccctccccctctgggTATGACTatctctccccctccctctctggGTTTAACTTCCCTCCCTCTCTGGGTATGActatccctccccctccctctctggGTTtaactcccctccccctctgggTATGACTatctctccccctccctctctggGTTTAACTTCCCTCCCTCTCTGGGTATGACTATCCCTCCCCCGCTGGGTTTAACTCCCCTCGCCCTCTGGGTATGACTatctctcccccctccctctctgggtttaactccccccccccctctgggTATGACTATCCCTCCCCCTCTGAGTTAACTCTCCCTCCCTCTCTGGGTATGACTatctctccccctccctctctgggtttaactccccccccccctctgggTATGACTATCCCTCCCCCTCTGAGTTAACTCTCCCTCCCTCTCTGGGTATGACTatctctccccctccctctctgggtttaacccccctccccctctgggTATGACTATCCCTCCCCCTCTGGGTTTAACTCTCCCTCCCTCTCTGGGTATGACTatctctccccctccctctctggGTTtaactcccctccccctctgggTATGACTATCTCTCCCCCTCTGTGGGTTTaactccccctccctctctggGTATGACTATCCCTCCCTCTCTGGGTTTAactcccctccctctctggGTATGAGTATCTCTCCCTCTCTGGGTTtaactcccctccccctctgggTATGACTAtctctcccctccctctctggGTTTAactcccctccctctctggGTATGACTATCCCTCCCCCTCTGGGTTttactccccctccccctctgggTATGACTatctctccccctccctctgGGTTTaactccccctccctctctggGTATGACtatctctccccctccccctctaagtATGACTTCCCAGGGACGACTCCCCCCATCAGGGtactactccctcccccccccccccccaccccccccactGGGAACAAGTCCCTCATGACATAGATGTCGATGTTTTTTATTGGTACCATATAACTTTTGTTACATAGGTTATTTCAACCAATAAATTTCTATATTACGTATTTTCTGTCCTTGTACACATACACAAACGAAACAAGCTGATCCTTGTTGTGGAATCTAATATTGTCTTTTTCCAGAACATGAAGGGGGCCCCATGAAGCATTTCTTTTCTAAGGTTATCATAGATGGGACACCTCAGTAGGAAGTGCCACTCATCTTCTGTTTCGTTGAGGTCGCATTGCTGGCAGAGACTTTCCTCCGGGCTGCGGTACGGTCTGTAGTACCGTCCAACCTCTATTTCTAACTTATGACAACTTATTCTTAGGCGTGTCAACTCTTCTCTATGCTTGATGTTTTGAACATTAAATGGTATTAATTcgtattttgttttaaaccTACGGTAAGTTCTAAGTTTGTTCTTTTGTTCGGGCTTTTTTAAATCGTTAAAAATGTTAGCTTGAAGCCTTTGTTTAAACAATTATTGCTGTGCTTTTTACTCAATTACTTGATGGTTTCCCCAGAGATAACCCAGTCCTACAGAAGACATTATACCTTTGCTTTTAATACAAAGGTTTGATTTGTTTGATTTGTAGTTTCCGGGGGTGCAGTCCAAATATGCATTATGTGATAATAAATTGCTGTGGGCTTCGGATCGTTTGTTATGAAAATTCAGTACTCTTAATTTCGCATCTATGGATATCTTTCGTAATTAATCGAACGTTCGGCAATCGAACTCACCCAAAATATTTTCCAATCGAACGTTCGGTAATCGAACTTTTCAATGTGACAAGCAGTGCGCGAGCAACTGATTGAAACGAGCGTGAACTAAAATCATAAACCAAGGCAAGCCACAATGTCGCTGAGagttcaccaaattttaagaacatgccgaggctgagatagcagaattattctttcttttttattcctgGTGCGtttttaaaatgcagaatcgaaTTGtgttcaaaaaagtaacaatcttattattgctattgatcattagtgtaagtctcttcctaataattgaGTATtaatattcttatatacactaaaattaaaGAACaacgttaagaacatattcagccttaaaatgtccaaaaaataagaacggcctgCCTCAACTGAGAATTAGAATTAGAATGTAATCGAAATGCTGGCTTTACTCATGTTTTCCCCTTGCctccatttatttttcatatgtTACATTTTACCGAACGAAATCGACTAATCGTTCGATTGACTTGAGAGTTCAAGAGTTCGATTGTGTTCGGAAATCGAACTCACCGAAAACATAGTGtttgattttgtttatttttttaaaataaaaatgcaggtttaaccgcgcggtactggaactagtcttgcgtttttcagcactggcggCTACGTCTTGTTTTCGTCGTGGAAAACCAACCCTTCAAATTGTAGCTCAGTGCCTTTGGCTTTTAATTATGTATTCGTTACTGACCGCATCTAGAGCCTCGCTCAATTGTGTAAGCTTTCTACGTCTATTTCGTAGTGATGATGAAAGAtgataacatataataatgtaaaaataaatgaatgaaaagCGGTCTTATCTACTGAAAAGTTTTTAAGAGTCTTTTTTAAAGTCTTATTGCTTATATCAAGTCTTTTGCTTAGATATCAATTCTTTAATTTTGCTTGTGTAAGCTAtgcctaccccccccccccccccccagctaATCCCAGCTGAGCCAGTTTTTAATACCCTACCTCGCTTGTCAGTAtgttaaatgtttttaaaatcattTCAGTCTAGACTAGAAAGCGTAATCCATCTTAATACTTCTACACGCTCTTCCTGTTTTCTCCTTCAATCCGGAAGGCTTCAGGGTGACTACAAGGACGTGTCGGTAAATGTTTCCATATTAGAGAAACAGGAAGAGATTTTGTAGATCTTGTTTATTGCTGCCGCTACTTCAATTACTCGGAAGAAGCCGAGTCGAGAAGAAATCCCCCGGAATTCCTGCTGATAAAATGTCAGAAACGTCCGTTGACCAACGTCGGTTAGTAACATATTTAACCAATGATTATAAGAATATCAAAACTTAATTAACTGCTGGAATTTCAAGCTAAAATTCACCCATAAATATGACTGGAAGCGCTGTTTCTTTGTCTTTAGACCGGACGATATATTTCTGATGAGCCAGTAATATTGAAGGGACCAGTAGTACGAAGGGGGTTGAGGGGACAGGTTTAGGGGTGCAGAGGGGGGTTGAGGGGACAGGTTTGGGGGtgcagagggggaggggagaacgGGATAGGGTACGGAGGAGGGTTGAGGGAAGGGGGCTGGGGTTGCGTTGGGGGGCAGGGTTTGGGGTGCATAGTGGGGTTGAAGGGACAGGTttaggagagaaggggggagggaCGGGATAGGGTGCGGAAGGGCGTTGAGGGGATGGGGTTGGGGAACAGGGTTTGGATGCGTAGGGGCGTTAAGGGGACGGGGCTGGGGTGCGTAGTAGGGTTAAAGGGACAGGATTGGGGGTGAAAAGAGAGCAGGACGGGATAGGGTGCGGAAAAGCGTTAAGGTGCGTTGGGGGGTTGAAGGGACAGGTTTGGGGGTGAGGAGGGGGGAAGACGGATAGGGTGTGGTGTTGAGGGGATGGGGTTGAAGTGTGTTAAAGGGACAAGGTGGGGATCCggaagagggggagggttgaGTAGACAGGGTGTGGAGAGCATGTTGGGTTATGGTCTATCTAGGGACGTAAGATGATGTAAGGCGCAGGACAGTATAACCCTAGCAGACAGTCCCTGATATAAAGAAGAAGTATGAGAGGGGAGTTAAGAACACGTATTCAAATCGTTCGAATcaacattatatatttatttttttttatttttacaaatccCCTGGAAAattcaaataaatatttacaatattatGTACATTTTGTAAATTTACCTGCCTTACCCTCGCTCATTATTTTCAGGGCGATATAGAGATTTATTATTCTATAGACTTAACATTAATAATTGAATATGAAGGCCCTGCCATTTTGTCGTTTGACGCATTCAAGGTGCAGAGGACTTCTTTTAATACTCGATTTATAACCCGagtaaataaactaaataaccTGTATTGGCTCCAATGACTAGACTATAAAGCACCCGTCAATAGAACACTCTGCTAGACAGAAATTATAGCATTGGGTCAAAACAGAGgctttagtaaaaaaaaaaagatcaattAATAAATGTTCTACTCTTGCTTTTAGAATTACAGCTTAAAAATATAACTAGTTTggctttggcttcatttaatGGCTTTTTCCCCATATAAACAGGAAACCATTATCTTATATGCACTAAATGCAAAAAAGGGCCACTAATTCAGCAATATAGCCATCAATCTAGTTTTGAAATTATTGGAAAatgaaagacaaagaaaaatgtCCATAAACAATGGTTATGCGTATGCTGTTTTGCACGAGTCTACAGTAGGTTAATTACCTCCtaaaccaaaaacaaagagaaattCACTTAGTATCAAAATCGATAATGTTATATTATGAAGACTTTTTCTCGTCATTTTTCTAGTGTGTAATTTATCGCAATAAGACGAAAAATTgcttttgtttctgttttcaaAGTTGAATACGTGATGTTTGGTCAGATAATTATTCGATGTCACAGTTGGATTAAAAGGTGACCTTACGAACTTTTCACAGAATGCCTATAATaggtattgttgttgtttgtcctATCTGGGTCTTCATTAAATGCGtcgacaaaaaaacaaaaagagtaaAACCCTCTTCTTTTTGATAAACACCAAAAGCAAAGTCACAGTACTTGCTAGCTTAGGCTTACTTTCGATTTGCCTGCAATTTCATCCAAGTTGCCTCAAGCTAATTCTGAAGACGTCAAACTCCGCCAGTCGAGGCCTTCGACAATAAAAGCAAATTCCGTTTTCCTAAAAACATATACAAAGCTAAGTACTTCATAAGTGTCGTTTTGCAATACGATCCTGTCATTGGTTTGATGGATAATCTGCAGAAAACAATTTATTTCCATGTCATAGCCAAACGAGCTCGTAATGCTTCAACACTAAAATTTCCGCAAATCGAGTAGTCTTTCGTCTACACAAAAATATTATTAGCTTCGGGCAAAAAATTGATATTCCGTTTTGTTTCACAAGGTAGAATGAGATTACGCACTCGAAATATCGGCATTTGCGAGGGcggaaagaaaaaacattagAAGCAGAATGATTTTTGCCTTCTACCCCATGGAAATACCACCTAATAAGGCGGTGttgcgtaaaaaaaaaacgaaagtAGCCGCACTTTCTTCAGAAAAAAGTATTATCCGCCAGTGGGAAAAATGCAGAAAGTAGTTTATCCAAATTTCGAATGCACCTAACAGTAACTTTGCGCAAGCGATCGATTTggagaaaaaaacacataatAAAACCACTTCAATTATCATACTGCACAACAGTTTGTGGGTTGCCAATAAATCTTGCTTGAAAtacttagaaaaaaatacattttatgaTCTTGTGGCCATAACAGACTAATAATATCTATTTGTGTATTGATTTATACCAGGTTAATTGCCAAAATAGCTTCGACAGGGTAAATATATCGCAAAGACCTTCCCAAGACTTCGAAATTCGCAGAGATATTCAATATAATTTAAACGATCGCTATAGTATACCGAGGAATATCTTAAGCATTCCATATAAGTGAAATTCACTTATCTGTTTTTAGCATGCCGATAATGGATCTTTATAAACTCGGTTTATAGTGGCACTTAGTTCGAAACCTCTGTCCCTTCGCCGGTGTTGAATGTTATTTACATGGCGGTTATCTTGACCTCTCagtagtttttgtttttctctgtAATAGCTCTTCGAGCGGATCATTATGTATATGCTTCATTTACATCGGTAATACACAGCACACATGGCGTATATTAGCGAACAGATTTCCTCCTTTTATTCCAGCAATTCCTTCCCCAAATTTCGCGTGAGGTTTTGCCAGCCACGTGATTCTTTTAGCTCCGTTGGGAATAGCACTGTTATTATGGCAATAAAAGTGTAATTTTTCGAACACCTTAGGAGCCAATGAGTTGTGCTTTCTATCACGTCCACCTAGCACGTGTAAGATCGAGCTCTTCTGGGGAAATCTTGGTTTTTATGATGTTGCTTTCTTCTGAAATGCCTGGCTTCGTAATTACGATGGAAGGCGCCCGAGTTGAGTGCCCTCTCTCTGTGGATTGAGGCCAAGTCTTTGCCAAGTGATTCGGAATCATGGCCTTCTTCTTTTATATCATCCAAGCTCGGCTCATACGACGAATGACGCCTTAATCGGTTTCCTTTCTGGTTATGTCCATGCCCCGATTCATGTTTTGATTTGAGCATGTTTCTCTCATGGACTTCAATACTCCGTTCAATAACAGAGTCGTCTTGTGGCGAGCTCTTCACTGCACAAACCTTCTCCACATCTACTCGACGAATTACCGTCCATTCCGTCATGGACACTGGCTTGTCGGGTAGACAAATCATTTTCTCTTCCTTATCGAAGTTGCTCCGGTTGTTTTCCGCTGTCGGGAAGCGTCCAGCCTGGATTTCCGCACGATGGAGTTGCAGCATTTGCGATGTGTTCACTCCGCGAACGTGTTTACATCTATCTGATACGAGAGATACGGGACAAAGTTTCACGTGTTATGAATATTTATTACCTTTCCTAACAAGGAAGCGTGCGTTGCGGGAGGGCGCTTTTTCATTGAAAAATTATTCATAACTGTTAAGTAAAATCAACAAACCAACAACAAGAATTTATGCTTTAAGCTAAGGACATATACCTTTGGAAGTAGGACAGACTTGCGTTTTAAATGCGATGGCCAACATTATTGTTCAAGGCCAAGAGAGTTCAAGGGcaataataatttgaaaatactGTTTTTCATAATTATTCAGTACCAGCACATTGTACaagtacaaaaaaacaaaaacaaaaaaaaaaacagtaaagaTCTTTCGGTAAAGCTGCAACAAAACTAAACTAGAGACGTAAGTTACGGACCAAATATAATTAAATTAAGATTTATTTTTCTcacattttgattgttatgTACCGGATATGTAATGTAGAGTTATTTCCAAAATtcgaaacaaaaataattaacaactgcaaaaacaaacaacatcaGTCTTTAATAAAGTTCAATGTTTAACTTTTCCAATCGATCCATAATCTGGATCCAATTCATTCCAATTataaacaagtaaaatgacaattttctctttttgaGCCATGATAATCTTAATTTTTCGGGTTTTTCTAGATATCACTCTATTTTatctgttattgttttttagggatagaccattagaaaagtgggggggggggggggtgggcaaaaagcgaaaaaaaaaattcgtgcaagaaatgaaaaaaattcatgcaCAGCCGACcatacacacacaaaaaaaaatcgtgcATAAAGCCAAAAAAAGCCTGAATCAAGCTCAAGGCACCAAGTATCACATCATATCACAGTAAATCAGACTTCTATATCTAAACAAtctcattttattttctgGTGTAACAACTGAAAATCATATCAAAATCGTATCAACTGCAACTataaataatcaaatataAGGATTGACTTCATGCCCTAAGCAATCCCCATTTGGATTTATCGTATGATCAAATAAAATGAACTCTAGATAATGAACTCTAGATTCATAGTTGTTTTCCGCACCATAGATAAATTTAAGTGtctgtggcaaaaaaaaaaaattcctgcaAGCCGctcacaaaaaaatattcgtGCATCACTGAGGCGTCCGTGAGAATGCTGGTATACACGGGCGAACCAGACGAAATGTTCTTGTATCGAATATGTCTGTAATAGATAAAGCCAATTTCTTGAAGCTGTTGTCATAGATTAATCTGGTTCCGTTTTAGCCGTGATTCATAACAGTTT is part of the Nematostella vectensis chromosome 13, jaNemVect1.1, whole genome shotgun sequence genome and encodes:
- the LOC5508565 gene encoding uncharacterized protein LOC5508565, with product MAEKAPSTGGATDSDFEQLQGAVTVISCAEEPPSHVENSQTSRRARSLWEKVKRKFTSRRTDSNENEHREFEGVDRTQYVYEDDKDYHHYETDSESEEIDEPVFVSNAELFSQNGRDHVPRRKYRDRLYMKPDIMQLHRSRRAQTFSFFTREERSDNHAKHRNASNCKDNSCLQCEESRSRITQRNRFWIFKRSAVKSKKNDTNKIGAIGNNMCDVLNGNIRANHGSELVAGNVLPGLRDPPPLPLRPLVQRRHMRRCYSDSQPDLSAVSQGYRDGVAKRYGNTHSIACSEHRLLRANSANNLDVTNTFPSPVSSSEPGFPTAATNIISDQFDSQSVNTNADNNTVRRLSSSLKTLSNCGWYWGPMSSKEAEKELYNQPDGCFLVRDSENDYHLLSVSFRSKGATCHTRLIYNKGKFSFFQDEMGKDSAYELIMHAMEASQDGILCNSRGHNRNTICYPVRLQVPISRFNTVPPLQFLCRFVIRQNIRCDQLDQLPLPKQIIRNLSGNHFRLDSEQCITDRRH